One genomic window of Kosmotoga olearia TBF 19.5.1 includes the following:
- the argB gene encoding acetylglutamate kinase, producing MKRETVQVLLEALPYIKEFHGKTFVIKFGGSAMKNENAKEAFIKDLVLLKYTGINPVIVHGGGSEISSLMNQLGIEPVFKNGYRITDEKTMEIVEMVLVGKVNKDIVMNINLHGGKAIGVCGKDGELLLAEKETKYGDIGYVGKVKKVDTTLIKGLLVEGYIPVIAPIGFGEDGTSYNINADIVAAEIAKSLEVEKLVLLTDVDGVFKDGKLLPILSSKEAEDLIEKNIVKGGMIPKLQCAISAVNSGVKSVHIINGGVEHALLLEIFSKEGIGTMIKNLEV from the coding sequence GTGAAGCGTGAAACTGTTCAGGTACTCCTTGAAGCGCTTCCATACATAAAGGAATTCCACGGAAAAACCTTTGTGATAAAGTTCGGTGGAAGTGCCATGAAAAATGAAAATGCAAAAGAAGCGTTCATAAAGGATCTGGTTCTTTTAAAATACACCGGCATAAATCCCGTAATAGTTCATGGCGGTGGTTCTGAAATAAGCAGTCTCATGAACCAACTTGGAATAGAACCAGTTTTCAAAAACGGGTACAGGATCACCGATGAGAAAACAATGGAAATAGTCGAGATGGTACTCGTTGGGAAGGTTAATAAAGACATAGTCATGAATATAAATCTTCATGGTGGAAAAGCGATCGGTGTATGTGGCAAAGATGGTGAGCTTCTACTTGCAGAGAAAGAAACGAAATATGGGGATATAGGTTATGTTGGAAAAGTAAAAAAAGTGGATACCACTCTAATAAAAGGGCTTCTGGTGGAAGGCTACATTCCTGTGATAGCTCCCATTGGCTTTGGAGAAGATGGGACTTCGTACAACATCAATGCAGATATTGTCGCTGCTGAAATAGCAAAAAGTTTGGAAGTTGAAAAATTGGTTCTTCTGACAGATGTAGATGGTGTTTTTAAAGATGGAAAGTTGTTACCCATTCTATCATCAAAAGAAGCTGAGGATTTAATCGAAAAAAATATTGTGAAAGGCGGCATGATTCCAAAACTCCAGTGTGCAATCTCAGCTGTGAACAGCGGTGTCAAAAGCGTTCACATAATAAATGGTGGGGTGGAACATGCCTTACTACTCGAGATTTTCAGCAAAGAAGGAATTGGAACTATGATAAAGAACCTGGAGGTGTGA
- a CDS encoding acetylornithine transaminase — protein MNGMNYLMNTYNRFPVVFDHGEGARIWDKNGKSYLDFTSGIAVNVLGHSHPKLVETIKTQAEKLIHCSNLYWTEPQIELAKLLGENTLKGKVFFVNSGTEANETAIKIARKYGKKKDKNKYKILSAHDSFHGRTLGSLTATGQPKYQEDFKPLVDGFDYFEFNNIDSLKQKISNEVCAVILEPVQGESGIIPATKDFLEAVRKLCNEYETLLIFDEVQCGMGRTGKLFAYQRYGVDPDILTVAKGLGGGVPIGAVVVNKKADILEPGDHGSTFGGNPLACSAGVTVMREILENNLLEQVEKLGIYLKKKLENLKEKFPEHVKETRGIGLMLGMELKEISAKDFAKKCFEKGLLLVPAGNNTVRFLPPFVITEDDIDQALEIVKECFSEFENRESRSETR, from the coding sequence ATGAATGGTATGAATTATCTGATGAATACCTACAATAGATTTCCTGTGGTATTTGATCACGGTGAAGGTGCCCGGATCTGGGATAAAAATGGAAAATCTTACCTTGATTTCACATCAGGAATAGCGGTTAATGTGCTTGGCCATTCACACCCAAAGCTCGTAGAAACGATAAAAACTCAAGCTGAAAAGTTGATCCACTGTTCGAATTTATACTGGACAGAACCACAAATTGAGCTTGCAAAGCTGTTAGGAGAAAATACTTTGAAGGGGAAAGTATTCTTTGTGAACAGCGGTACAGAAGCCAACGAAACCGCAATTAAGATTGCACGAAAATACGGAAAGAAAAAGGATAAAAATAAGTATAAGATTCTATCTGCCCATGATTCTTTCCATGGAAGAACTTTAGGGTCGTTGACAGCAACGGGACAACCAAAATACCAGGAAGATTTCAAACCTCTTGTTGATGGCTTCGATTATTTTGAATTCAACAACATCGATTCCCTGAAACAGAAGATATCTAATGAAGTGTGTGCTGTGATTTTAGAGCCCGTTCAAGGGGAAAGTGGGATCATTCCAGCTACAAAAGATTTCTTAGAAGCTGTAAGAAAATTGTGCAATGAATATGAAACGCTTTTGATTTTCGATGAAGTGCAATGTGGAATGGGAAGAACCGGGAAACTCTTTGCCTACCAAAGATACGGTGTAGATCCAGATATTCTAACGGTTGCGAAAGGACTAGGCGGTGGTGTCCCGATCGGAGCGGTTGTTGTGAATAAAAAAGCTGATATTCTGGAACCCGGCGACCACGGCTCAACATTCGGAGGAAATCCACTCGCTTGCAGTGCAGGAGTAACCGTTATGAGAGAGATACTGGAAAATAATCTTCTTGAACAAGTGGAAAAACTGGGAATTTATTTGAAGAAAAAACTCGAAAACCTGAAAGAAAAATTTCCAGAACACGTGAAAGAGACGAGAGGTATAGGGTTAATGCTGGGAATGGAACTGAAGGAAATTTCTGCAAAAGATTTTGCAAAAAAGTGTTTTGAGAAAGGATTGTTACTTGTTCCAGCAGGAAACAACACTGTGAGATTCTTACCACCGTTCGTTATCACGGAAGACGATATAGATCAAGCTCTGGAAATCGTTAAAGAATGTTTTAGCGAGTTCGAGAACCGAGAATCGAGATCCGAGACCCGGTAA
- a CDS encoding HD domain-containing phosphohydrolase: protein MRKFIKHNGAFLLIVIILTTLFWIVVHRGENQIYEKEAKWQYESTISQLLTAEEIIRVQFHDFERVLFLLKSIPNTRSYVNTNFESVSYKNKVKEIFFELAKVFKHFYKIRIIDSSGQEIIKVARGSDGTAIIAPGSQLQNKRNRYYFQEAMKMDENQIYVSPIDLNIENGKIEMPYTPVIRLATPLFDSKGEKRGILVLSVEFSKVLELLPKNVFIQTEDGYLISSNSDKSVNFRKSDYNFPDDSGHIELSDIETIHYSTVDFLPGNRLIVASYHKHPTSKAALQNLTLISMLIFILFLVLMFAGVYLDFSKSRDLLGAQKAIMSSLATLAERRDTETGRHLKRTREYAVILTKQLRKNKKYRKIITNEFIENLYDTAPLHDMGKVGIRDSILLKEGKLTKEEYEEIKKHTIIGKQIIQDVIGRYRLKGSYIIMARNICAYHHEKHNGEGYPEGLKGEKIPLEARIFALCDAYDAIRSKRPYKDELPHEEAIRRIKADRGKHFDPDIVDAFLECEKEFERVYETYKYDQGIGFVI from the coding sequence GTGAGGAAATTCATAAAACATAATGGTGCTTTTTTATTGATCGTTATAATTCTTACTACACTCTTTTGGATAGTTGTCCACCGCGGTGAGAATCAGATATATGAAAAAGAAGCGAAATGGCAGTACGAAAGCACGATTTCCCAATTACTCACCGCTGAAGAGATCATCAGAGTGCAATTTCACGATTTTGAACGGGTCTTGTTTTTGCTCAAAAGCATTCCAAATACCAGAAGCTATGTAAACACCAATTTTGAATCCGTTAGTTATAAGAATAAAGTTAAAGAGATCTTCTTTGAATTAGCAAAGGTTTTCAAGCACTTTTATAAGATCAGGATCATCGATTCTTCGGGACAGGAGATAATCAAAGTTGCTCGTGGATCAGATGGTACAGCAATAATTGCTCCCGGTTCACAATTACAGAATAAAAGAAACCGTTACTATTTTCAAGAAGCCATGAAGATGGATGAAAACCAGATCTACGTTTCTCCGATAGATTTGAACATTGAAAACGGAAAGATAGAAATGCCCTATACCCCGGTAATAAGGCTGGCAACCCCTCTGTTTGATTCTAAAGGAGAAAAAAGGGGAATCTTGGTTCTAAGCGTGGAATTTTCAAAAGTCCTTGAATTGTTGCCCAAAAACGTTTTCATCCAGACTGAAGATGGATACTTAATATCGTCAAACTCAGATAAATCAGTTAATTTCCGTAAATCCGATTACAACTTCCCCGATGATTCCGGCCATATAGAGCTTTCAGATATAGAAACCATCCACTATTCTACTGTTGACTTTCTTCCAGGCAATCGCCTAATCGTTGCATCATATCACAAACACCCAACATCGAAAGCGGCACTCCAAAACCTGACATTGATATCAATGCTGATCTTTATTTTATTTCTCGTCCTGATGTTTGCAGGTGTTTATTTGGATTTCTCGAAATCAAGAGATCTGTTGGGAGCGCAAAAAGCTATCATGTCTTCTCTTGCTACGCTTGCTGAACGAAGGGATACCGAAACTGGACGCCATTTAAAAAGAACGAGAGAGTACGCGGTGATACTGACAAAACAACTGCGCAAAAACAAGAAATACCGGAAAATCATCACAAATGAATTCATTGAGAACCTTTACGATACCGCACCCTTGCACGACATGGGAAAGGTAGGGATACGGGATTCTATCCTGTTGAAGGAAGGAAAGTTAACAAAAGAGGAATATGAAGAGATAAAAAAACACACCATAATAGGAAAACAGATCATTCAGGATGTTATCGGTAGATACAGATTGAAAGGGTCATACATTATCATGGCAAGAAACATCTGTGCGTATCATCACGAAAAACACAATGGCGAAGGGTACCCGGAAGGCCTAAAAGGAGAAAAAATTCCTCTAGAAGCGAGAATCTTTGCCCTGTGTGATGCCTACGACGCCATAAGGTCAAAAAGACCTTATAAAGATGAATTACCGCATGAAGAAGCGATCAGGAGGATCAAAGCTGATAGAGGAAAACACTTTGATCCCGATATTGTCGATGCTTTCCTGGAATGTGAGAAGGAGTTTGAAAGGGTGTATGAAACCTACAAATACGATCAAGGAATCGGCTTTGTAATCTAA
- a CDS encoding flavin reductase family protein, with translation MDYEAMFKITYGMYVVTSETNGKKNGQIANVVFQVVAEPPTIAICINKQNLTHDFIQKSKVFGVSVLSQDTPLKLIGHFGFKSGRELDKFNDINHKIGVTGVPLLEDHCVANLEAKVVNAVDVGTHVVGYVKKVL, from the coding sequence ATGGATTATGAGGCTATGTTTAAGATCACTTACGGTATGTACGTTGTCACTTCAGAAACGAATGGGAAGAAAAATGGGCAGATTGCTAATGTCGTGTTCCAGGTTGTAGCAGAACCACCGACAATAGCGATTTGCATAAACAAACAGAACTTAACCCATGATTTCATTCAGAAAAGCAAAGTATTTGGGGTGTCAGTTCTATCCCAAGATACCCCACTGAAGCTTATAGGGCACTTTGGATTTAAATCCGGAAGAGAGTTAGATAAGTTCAATGATATAAATCACAAAATAGGGGTAACCGGTGTCCCATTGTTAGAAGACCACTGCGTAGCGAACTTAGAGGCAAAAGTGGTAAACGCAGTTGATGTTGGTACCCATGTGGTTGGCTATGTCAAGAAAGTGCTGTAA
- a CDS encoding IS256-like element ISKol5 family transposase, with translation MEIKDIILQFLTENEEGMRNLLTWFLNTVMEYEARIQAGADYYERTKNRRAHRNGYRKRSLNTRLGKLELKKPQFREFPFETRVFDKYSRVEKALKNAIVESYLQGVSTRRIKEIISTLGAEELSPGTVSNIARELDEKVYEFLNREIEEEIPYLFVDASYFKVRDGVRYVNKALYVVAGVRKDGHREILGAKIADVEDELFWEDFFQELKNRGLRGVELVISDGHKGIISAVKKAFIGASWQMCHVHFVRDVLKKVPRKRWKEIAERLNESLESAKKLQAFIEELEEEGFKKAAETCERFIFGLFNYQKYPRDHWKRIKTTNMLERINKELKRRTRVVGAFPNDAALLRLAVAILLDINEEWLLGRRYLNMGS, from the coding sequence ATGGAAATCAAAGATATTATACTCCAATTTCTCACAGAAAATGAAGAAGGAATGAGAAATCTTCTAACCTGGTTTTTGAATACGGTTATGGAATATGAAGCCCGGATACAGGCTGGAGCAGACTACTACGAGAGAACAAAAAACAGAAGAGCACACCGCAACGGTTATAGAAAAAGAAGTTTGAACACCAGATTAGGAAAATTGGAGTTGAAGAAACCCCAATTCAGAGAATTCCCCTTCGAAACCAGGGTCTTTGATAAATACTCAAGAGTAGAGAAAGCATTAAAGAACGCTATTGTCGAATCATATCTTCAGGGTGTTTCTACTCGCAGGATAAAGGAAATAATATCCACCTTAGGAGCAGAAGAACTTTCACCTGGAACAGTTTCTAATATAGCCAGGGAACTGGACGAAAAGGTGTATGAGTTTCTTAACAGGGAAATAGAGGAGGAGATACCGTATCTTTTCGTGGACGCCAGCTATTTCAAAGTCAGGGACGGGGTTAGATACGTCAATAAAGCTCTTTATGTGGTAGCCGGTGTGAGAAAAGATGGACATAGAGAGATACTTGGTGCAAAGATCGCCGATGTTGAAGATGAACTCTTTTGGGAAGACTTCTTCCAAGAATTGAAAAACCGTGGATTGAGAGGAGTAGAACTTGTCATCTCAGATGGTCACAAGGGGATAATCTCAGCGGTGAAAAAGGCCTTTATTGGAGCGAGCTGGCAAATGTGCCATGTACATTTTGTGAGGGATGTGCTGAAAAAAGTACCTCGTAAACGCTGGAAAGAGATAGCAGAACGGTTGAACGAGAGCCTGGAAAGTGCGAAAAAATTACAAGCCTTTATTGAGGAACTTGAAGAAGAAGGCTTCAAAAAAGCGGCGGAAACCTGTGAAAGATTCATATTCGGCTTGTTTAATTACCAGAAATATCCACGGGATCATTGGAAAAGGATAAAAACGACGAATATGCTGGAACGGATAAACAAAGAACTAAAAAGGCGTACTAGAGTGGTAGGAGCTTTTCCAAATGATGCGGCACTTTTGAGGTTGGCTGTCGCAATCTTACTTGACATTAACGAAGAATGGCTGCTTGGAAGGAGATATCTAAACATGGGATCTTAG
- the rd gene encoding rubredoxin, producing the protein MYGLCVLPILGYRAFFIFTAFILYCHVVYIGEIVHAEVVDEKEPMTYAYYHEIRGGKSPKTAPTYVEERKENKDSGKKKYRCKVCGYIYDPKNGDPDSGVAPGTPFEELPDNWVCPVCGVGKDKFEEVR; encoded by the coding sequence TTGTATGGTTTATGTGTTCTTCCTATTCTAGGATACAGGGCTTTTTTTATTTTTACAGCATTTATTTTATACTGCCATGTGGTTTATATAGGGGAAATCGTTCATGCGGAAGTTGTCGATGAAAAAGAACCTATGACATATGCCTATTATCATGAAATTAGGGGTGGGAAATCCCCAAAGACTGCGCCAACATATGTAGAAGAGAGAAAAGAAAACAAGGACAGTGGCAAGAAAAAATACCGATGCAAAGTATGTGGCTACATTTATGACCCAAAAAACGGTGATCCGGATTCTGGAGTAGCCCCCGGAACCCCTTTTGAAGAGTTGCCAGATAACTGGGTATGCCCTGTATGCGGTGTCGGAAAAGATAAATTTGAAGAGGTACGGTAA
- a CDS encoding aspartate aminotransferase family protein — protein sequence MLCKVYTPYEFKVEKARGIEIFTDKGVFLDTYSGIGVLALGHSNPEVLTAMKKKLERYTHLSNYFLDEDAEEVAARLVGLSGQVGEVFFTNSGTEATEAALKAIKKLRKGKIVSFVGNFHGRTIGALSLTYGKAIREPFEPLLTERVFLKPDPEKFTSFARENQIAGVFIECIQGNSGVLPLSEELLETISQYQREQGFILVADEIQSGLGRTGKAFAYQHFGLKPDIITVGKALGGGLPLGAALFSGFSPFKFGEHGSTFAPNPVALAAGKIVLSKLDENFLMQVQEKGKYFREKLAELPWVQSVNGYGLMIGVTTENASKVKAEAYNRGVLLNIAGGRIRFLPALNITIDEIDEIISRLSFEGF from the coding sequence ATGCTGTGCAAGGTATATACACCATATGAATTTAAGGTTGAGAAGGCCCGGGGAATAGAGATATTCACAGACAAGGGTGTATTTCTCGACACCTATTCCGGAATCGGAGTTCTGGCTCTTGGACATTCAAATCCCGAAGTACTGACCGCAATGAAGAAAAAGCTGGAAAGATACACTCATCTGTCAAATTACTTCCTTGACGAAGATGCAGAAGAAGTGGCTGCGAGGTTGGTTGGCCTGTCAGGCCAGGTTGGAGAGGTTTTCTTCACCAATTCGGGTACAGAAGCTACCGAGGCTGCCTTAAAGGCAATCAAAAAACTCCGTAAGGGTAAGATAGTGAGCTTTGTGGGAAACTTTCACGGACGTACCATCGGTGCCCTATCGCTGACCTATGGCAAAGCAATACGCGAACCCTTCGAACCCCTGCTGACTGAAAGAGTTTTTCTGAAGCCGGACCCTGAGAAATTTACTAGCTTTGCCAGAGAAAACCAGATAGCCGGAGTCTTTATCGAGTGCATACAGGGAAACAGCGGTGTATTACCACTGTCTGAAGAACTTCTGGAAACCATTTCACAGTATCAAAGGGAGCAGGGTTTTATTCTTGTGGCAGATGAAATACAGTCCGGTCTGGGCAGGACAGGAAAAGCTTTCGCTTATCAACATTTTGGACTGAAGCCCGATATAATAACCGTAGGCAAAGCACTTGGTGGTGGTCTGCCCCTTGGTGCAGCTCTTTTCTCTGGATTCAGCCCCTTTAAATTCGGTGAACATGGCTCCACCTTTGCCCCGAACCCCGTTGCACTTGCCGCGGGAAAGATAGTTTTATCGAAATTAGACGAGAATTTTCTCATGCAGGTCCAGGAAAAGGGAAAATATTTTAGAGAAAAACTGGCTGAATTGCCATGGGTCCAGTCTGTAAATGGCTATGGTCTCATGATCGGTGTTACCACCGAAAACGCTTCAAAGGTAAAGGCTGAAGCCTATAATAGAGGCGTGCTATTGAACATAGCTGGAGGCAGAATTCGCTTCCTGCCAGCACTCAATATAACCATAGACGAGATAGATGAAATAATAAGCAGGCTTAGTTTTGAAGGTTTTTGA
- a CDS encoding aspartate kinase, translating to MLVQKYGGSSVATLERIANVANRIKARVDTGEKIIVVVSAMGETTNKLISVAKKISDDPDPRELDMLLATGEQKSAALLSMMLLKMGVKAVSYNAFQLNILTTDNHTDARIMDMNLEKVKKELLDKDVIVVTGFQGITPEGNLTTLGRGGSDTSAVAIAAKLGTRCEIYSDVAGIYTTDPKFYSKAKKLEYITYDEMLELAAQGSRVLHSRAVEIAKKYNVEVVCLSSFSDEGGTTIVNTLPEWLEQPVVTGVAMDSNQIKITINNIPNNVDLISGIFNAVAEARINIDMISIVNDNSHTHITFTAVAGNPDRVEEVIKTVLKDEKGWKITADTNVTKVSAIGVGMRSNSGVASRFFSALQREGIRIIATTTSEIKISVLVPKEESGRALKALIDEFEL from the coding sequence ATGCTGGTTCAGAAATATGGCGGCTCATCGGTAGCAACGTTGGAGCGAATAGCTAATGTGGCAAATAGAATCAAAGCAAGGGTTGACACCGGAGAGAAAATCATTGTTGTAGTTTCCGCCATGGGGGAAACGACCAACAAGCTTATCTCTGTCGCTAAAAAGATATCAGATGATCCTGATCCAAGAGAACTGGATATGTTACTGGCCACTGGAGAACAGAAATCCGCTGCCCTTCTATCAATGATGTTGTTGAAAATGGGAGTCAAAGCGGTCTCATATAATGCCTTTCAGCTCAATATTCTGACCACCGACAACCATACCGATGCCCGCATAATGGACATGAACCTTGAAAAGGTCAAAAAGGAATTGCTGGATAAGGACGTTATAGTGGTAACCGGTTTCCAGGGTATAACCCCCGAAGGAAACCTAACAACCCTTGGAAGAGGGGGTTCCGATACTTCAGCGGTAGCAATAGCCGCCAAGCTCGGTACCCGTTGCGAAATATACAGCGATGTCGCGGGGATATACACCACCGATCCCAAATTCTATAGCAAAGCAAAAAAGCTTGAATATATAACCTACGACGAAATGTTAGAACTGGCTGCTCAGGGCTCACGGGTCCTTCATTCAAGGGCAGTGGAAATTGCAAAAAAGTACAATGTTGAAGTAGTATGTCTATCCTCATTTTCAGATGAAGGAGGTACTACCATAGTGAATACACTTCCAGAATGGCTTGAACAACCGGTGGTCACGGGTGTCGCCATGGATTCGAACCAGATAAAAATAACAATTAACAATATTCCCAACAACGTAGACCTTATAAGCGGTATCTTCAATGCTGTAGCAGAAGCCCGAATAAATATTGACATGATCTCCATAGTAAACGACAATTCCCATACCCACATAACCTTTACAGCGGTAGCCGGTAATCCCGATAGAGTAGAAGAGGTTATAAAAACGGTTCTGAAGGATGAAAAGGGCTGGAAAATAACTGCCGACACAAATGTTACAAAGGTATCCGCCATAGGTGTCGGAATGAGGTCTAATTCAGGAGTAGCCTCTCGTTTCTTCTCTGCTTTGCAGCGAGAAGGTATCAGGATAATAGCCACAACTACTTCCGAGATAAAGATTTCGGTGCTTGTTCCAAAGGAAGAATCGGGAAGAGCTTTGAAGGCTCTGATAGATGAGTTTGAGCTTTGA
- the dapD gene encoding 2,3,4,5-tetrahydropyridine-2,6-dicarboxylate N-acetyltransferase, with amino-acid sequence MNAETIIKMIKDSKKKTPAVCYVSGNLEGLETGTLNFVGGKDFGVIIGDFKEIQDLIARERERITGYHIDIQARNSALPLADLTKYEARIEPGAIIRDLVEIGKGAVIMMGAVINIGAVIGKGTMIDMNAVIGGRAIIGDNCHIGAGAVVAGVIEPPSATPVIIEDNVLVGANAVILEGVRVGANSVVAAGAVVTKDVPSGTVVAGIPAKVIKAFDATTADKTKIVQDLREL; translated from the coding sequence ATGAACGCTGAAACAATAATAAAAATGATAAAGGACTCAAAGAAGAAAACTCCGGCCGTATGTTATGTTAGCGGAAATCTTGAAGGTCTGGAAACGGGAACACTGAACTTCGTTGGAGGCAAAGACTTCGGTGTGATAATCGGAGATTTCAAGGAAATTCAGGATCTTATTGCAAGAGAAAGAGAGAGAATAACGGGTTATCACATCGATATTCAGGCTCGAAATTCAGCTCTTCCCCTGGCAGATTTGACGAAGTATGAGGCGCGTATAGAGCCTGGAGCAATCATCAGGGACCTTGTAGAAATAGGCAAGGGTGCTGTAATAATGATGGGAGCTGTAATAAATATTGGTGCAGTAATAGGAAAGGGTACAATGATAGATATGAACGCTGTGATCGGTGGACGCGCCATTATAGGTGACAACTGTCATATAGGCGCCGGAGCCGTAGTGGCCGGGGTTATAGAACCACCCAGCGCAACTCCGGTAATAATCGAAGACAACGTATTGGTGGGAGCCAATGCTGTGATACTTGAGGGAGTCAGAGTTGGAGCTAACTCCGTCGTAGCTGCTGGGGCAGTGGTTACAAAAGATGTACCTTCAGGGACAGTAGTGGCCGGAATACCGGCGAAGGTAATTAAAGCCTTTGATGCTACTACTGCTGACAAGACAAAGATAGTTCAAGACTTGAGAGAACTATAA
- a CDS encoding 4-hydroxy-tetrahydrodipicolinate reductase, whose amino-acid sequence MNYGLIGHTGQMGKAIQEVMTDSRLVYTRDENGRNLIKRPEVIIDFSNRSALSETIKDCREFKCGLVIGTTALTEADFELLHKLAEEVPVVQSYNFSPGINLLKLILRQFSPYMKNWDVEIVEKHHNRKKDAPSGTAIMLQKELGREAKIHSLREGGIPGDHSIIFANDGEVLELSHRAISRKVFAIGAKEAANFVLKKEKGFFSYEEVIL is encoded by the coding sequence ATGAATTACGGTCTTATAGGACACACTGGACAGATGGGAAAGGCCATTCAGGAGGTAATGACAGACTCAAGGCTAGTCTACACCCGTGATGAAAACGGGCGTAACCTTATAAAAAGGCCTGAAGTGATAATAGATTTTTCTAACAGAAGCGCCCTTTCCGAAACCATCAAAGATTGCAGGGAATTCAAATGTGGTTTGGTTATTGGAACTACCGCTTTGACAGAAGCAGATTTCGAATTGCTTCACAAGTTAGCCGAAGAGGTACCCGTGGTACAGAGCTATAACTTTTCTCCGGGAATAAACCTATTAAAACTCATACTCAGACAGTTTTCGCCTTATATGAAAAACTGGGATGTGGAGATAGTAGAAAAACACCACAACAGAAAAAAGGACGCACCTTCTGGAACAGCAATCATGCTGCAGAAAGAGCTTGGCAGGGAGGCAAAAATACACTCCCTAAGAGAAGGCGGGATTCCTGGCGACCACTCGATAATCTTTGCCAATGACGGAGAGGTTCTGGAGTTGAGTCACAGGGCGATTTCAAGAAAGGTTTTTGCCATCGGGGCAAAGGAAGCAGCAAACTTTGTGTTGAAAAAAGAAAAAGGCTTTTTCAGCTATGAAGAGGTGATACTATGA
- the dapA gene encoding 4-hydroxy-tetrahydrodipicolinate synthase, which produces MFRGAASAVITPFKGNEIDYDSFDKFLKFQLDSGINGLIVLGTTGEAPTVTSEERREIISFAVKKVGGRVPVIIGTGSNSTAHSIELSQEAFELGADGVLVVTPYYNKPTQEGLYRHYEAIAKSVPGHVIIYNVPGRTGIDIIPETVLRCAQIENIVGIKEASGNQAQVDELLRLKAKVRPEFKIWSGNDDQAFHLVCSGGDGVISVLSNVAPSQTVEMIAAALEGDLEKAREIHLKLFPLMKALFIETNPIPVKFATHLLGFGSETLRLPLTEASKRTREVVKKAMQDCGVLR; this is translated from the coding sequence ATGTTCAGAGGTGCTGCAAGTGCAGTTATAACACCATTTAAAGGAAATGAAATTGATTATGATAGCTTCGATAAGTTTTTAAAGTTTCAGCTTGATTCAGGTATAAACGGGCTTATAGTCCTTGGAACCACAGGTGAAGCTCCAACTGTAACCTCAGAAGAACGAAGAGAAATTATAAGCTTCGCTGTCAAGAAAGTCGGCGGCAGAGTACCGGTGATAATAGGTACGGGAAGCAATTCCACAGCCCATAGCATAGAACTTAGTCAGGAAGCCTTTGAGCTAGGTGCAGACGGTGTCCTGGTCGTGACACCCTACTACAACAAGCCTACCCAGGAGGGGCTATACAGACATTATGAAGCCATAGCAAAGAGTGTTCCCGGTCACGTAATTATATATAACGTTCCCGGAAGGACCGGTATCGACATAATCCCTGAGACTGTCCTTCGCTGTGCACAGATAGAGAACATCGTGGGTATCAAAGAGGCATCTGGAAATCAGGCTCAGGTAGATGAACTGCTTAGATTAAAGGCAAAAGTTAGGCCCGAATTCAAAATCTGGTCTGGAAACGATGATCAGGCTTTCCATCTAGTTTGCAGTGGTGGAGACGGTGTCATTTCCGTTTTGTCAAACGTAGCACCTTCACAGACCGTTGAAATGATTGCAGCGGCTCTTGAGGGTGATCTGGAAAAGGCCAGGGAGATCCATCTAAAGTTATTCCCCCTGATGAAGGCCCTCTTTATAGAAACCAATCCCATTCCTGTTAAATTTGCCACTCATCTTCTGGGATTTGGTTCTGAAACCCTTAGATTACCACTGACTGAGGCCAGTAAGCGAACCAGGGAAGTTGTCAAAAAGGCAATGCAGGATTGTGGGGTGCTCAGATGA